A region from the Phycisphaerales bacterium genome encodes:
- a CDS encoding FkbM family methyltransferase, translated as MGDPLAIVSLVVSAGALGVAAAAWSRARKVKRTVRSLLEHGFVRANGERVDFPFSEPGMPKSWAERTRLVLECPDNEHIPRVANAGETHDGFVVMHNGLRVLVDSYYGGPVTEMLRVNRGVHEPEEERVFQEVLRHMPADAVMIELGAYWGFYSLWFRSVVGPNAMNILVEPEHEHLESGRRNFSAAGFSDVKMVRGFVGSEPRDGDPPTVSVDSLMASEKLSRVNLLHSDIQGHEGEMLRGAARALRARTIDYIFISTHSTRVHGRCRKFLDRASYEILADSSVSESYSFDGLLVGRRRELAGLAPVGIAKRR; from the coding sequence ATGGGCGACCCACTCGCGATCGTGTCACTCGTTGTCTCGGCTGGCGCCCTGGGCGTGGCGGCGGCGGCGTGGTCACGCGCTCGCAAGGTGAAACGCACCGTCCGTTCGCTTCTCGAGCACGGGTTCGTCCGAGCCAATGGCGAACGCGTGGACTTTCCTTTCAGCGAGCCGGGCATGCCCAAGTCGTGGGCGGAGCGCACGCGACTGGTCCTGGAATGCCCCGACAACGAGCACATTCCACGCGTTGCCAACGCCGGCGAGACGCACGACGGTTTCGTGGTCATGCACAACGGGCTGCGCGTCCTCGTCGATTCGTATTACGGCGGACCGGTCACGGAGATGCTCCGGGTCAACCGTGGCGTGCACGAGCCCGAAGAAGAACGAGTCTTCCAGGAGGTCCTTCGGCACATGCCCGCCGACGCCGTCATGATCGAACTGGGGGCCTACTGGGGTTTCTACAGCCTCTGGTTCCGGAGCGTCGTCGGCCCGAACGCGATGAACATCCTCGTCGAGCCGGAGCACGAGCACCTCGAGTCGGGACGACGGAACTTTTCGGCCGCAGGATTCTCCGATGTGAAGATGGTGAGGGGGTTCGTGGGAAGTGAACCCCGTGACGGGGACCCACCGACGGTGAGTGTGGATTCTCTGATGGCGAGCGAGAAACTCTCACGCGTGAACCTTCTGCACTCGGATATCCAGGGGCACGAGGGAGAGATGCTTCGCGGGGCGGCACGGGCACTCCGAGCACGGACCATTGATTACATCTTCATCTCCACGCATTCGACCAGGGTTCATGGGCGATGTCGCAAGTTCCTCGATCGCGCGTCGTACGAGATCCTTGCAGACTCGAGCGTGAGTGAGTCGTACTCATTCGACGGGCTTCTGGTCGGCAGGCGGCGTGAACTCGCCGGGCTTGCTCCCGTCGGCATCGCGAAGCGGCGCTGA
- a CDS encoding oligosaccharide flippase family protein codes for MPEPSDTHPPDRPRPEQRPQDAAPESLSRTVGGGMLWVAGTQFIGKILAVIAQIVVGWLLLPEDLALFATAFAVANLFSVVRDGGASGLLIQRGESHYHELVAPVFWMAATLASASALIIVALAWPLAHFFYHEPKLVGLLLVLACMFPAHVPAATLLVRLKMSFRFRLYGQITLACSAIRQLLIIGIAYAFTRSEATRPWASMALAIPAVVTLAIESFIYMAVVRERPWTRPPETRRWPELWRDGKWIVASNLAAAGMDNGPFLLLGAIMFKEETGYFAFAFMVVAQLAVLLGYALEQVLFPAFARIKAEPHRQRGAALRALRAMMLVGSFACVGLAVSFEPLERLVWHGKWEPAVLAVAILALAYPWRITMALTNGLLQGRGEFKPQAIASLIEAAGLIVATGLGAWIHASATGAAIWTAGYLVLSRTVIMLWATRRLRTTIGELLSASLPAWILALSAGALAWGVSSRIDLGSIAAIPAGLAKHVEIVENLTRLLVASLVFVVCFAILVRLILRAHLEETFDILPQSLATRARSLLLLRGWPKPSFDRVPAALETLVIVLLAIWAIGRALSDRWLWSQWLSWIPSIAVVVPAFVLLAVAQIVRILTRWKARGTRRRSSRAAIIARLSFLVAVVWFARHDVGWSTLPATRQAGSFRVVHWNSSRPATKGWEERLATLDADIYIVQPGWGWNFSTFRAALDPAASLLQTHNHVVVSRFPINAWTSFSLELKPGEGIDPRLPDLKQIRLDTGMLIAALVRLPTGEQRLLWVIDLPSDLSLSRERVLAQTVAMIARFRAGELKVRVSDPSGRPVTDELLAALKGEPDLLIGDFNTPRGSRSLRHMTEGLRDTFTDNGRGWSATFPRRRPLWAIDQAYVGPGLRALDSRVVDLGLGSHRAIVVTLQPVISAPLRDADGSKPGEFTPPADQKPVE; via the coding sequence ATGCCGGAACCGTCCGACACACATCCGCCAGATCGTCCCAGGCCCGAACAAAGGCCGCAAGACGCCGCGCCCGAATCCCTTTCCCGAACCGTCGGCGGCGGGATGCTCTGGGTCGCCGGGACCCAGTTCATCGGCAAGATCCTCGCGGTGATCGCCCAAATCGTGGTGGGGTGGCTGCTCCTTCCCGAGGACCTCGCCCTCTTCGCCACCGCCTTCGCCGTCGCCAACCTCTTTTCCGTCGTGCGTGACGGCGGCGCCTCGGGCCTCCTGATCCAGCGCGGCGAGTCACACTACCACGAACTCGTCGCCCCGGTCTTCTGGATGGCGGCCACACTCGCGAGCGCGTCGGCCCTCATCATCGTCGCCCTCGCCTGGCCCCTCGCCCATTTCTTCTACCACGAGCCCAAACTCGTCGGCTTGCTGCTCGTGCTCGCGTGCATGTTTCCCGCGCACGTCCCCGCCGCCACGCTCCTCGTCCGCCTCAAGATGTCCTTCCGTTTCCGCCTCTACGGGCAGATCACCCTCGCGTGCTCGGCGATCCGCCAACTCCTGATCATCGGCATCGCGTACGCCTTCACCCGCTCCGAGGCGACCAGACCCTGGGCGTCCATGGCCCTCGCCATCCCCGCCGTGGTGACGCTCGCCATCGAGTCGTTCATCTACATGGCCGTCGTTCGCGAGCGCCCGTGGACGCGCCCGCCGGAGACACGACGCTGGCCGGAACTCTGGCGCGACGGGAAGTGGATCGTCGCGAGCAACCTCGCCGCCGCCGGCATGGACAATGGTCCGTTCCTCCTCCTCGGCGCGATCATGTTCAAGGAAGAGACTGGGTACTTCGCCTTCGCGTTCATGGTGGTCGCCCAACTCGCCGTGCTCCTGGGATACGCCCTCGAGCAGGTCCTGTTCCCGGCGTTTGCGAGGATCAAGGCCGAGCCGCATCGCCAGCGAGGGGCGGCATTGCGCGCGCTGCGGGCGATGATGCTCGTCGGCTCGTTCGCGTGCGTCGGGCTGGCCGTCAGCTTCGAGCCGCTCGAACGACTGGTCTGGCATGGCAAGTGGGAGCCGGCCGTTCTCGCCGTCGCGATCCTGGCGCTCGCGTACCCCTGGCGGATCACGATGGCGCTGACCAACGGGCTGCTGCAAGGCCGGGGCGAGTTCAAACCTCAGGCGATTGCCTCACTCATCGAGGCCGCCGGGCTGATCGTCGCGACGGGGCTCGGCGCGTGGATCCACGCCTCGGCCACAGGCGCCGCGATCTGGACCGCGGGATACCTCGTTCTCAGCCGTACGGTCATCATGCTCTGGGCCACGCGACGCCTCCGCACGACTATCGGCGAACTCCTGTCCGCCAGCCTCCCCGCGTGGATTCTGGCTCTATCTGCGGGCGCACTCGCGTGGGGGGTCTCGTCGCGGATCGATCTCGGAAGTATCGCCGCCATCCCCGCCGGACTGGCGAAGCATGTGGAAATCGTGGAGAACCTCACCCGACTCCTCGTCGCCTCGCTCGTGTTCGTGGTGTGCTTCGCGATTCTCGTCCGGCTCATTCTGCGCGCGCATCTCGAGGAAACCTTCGACATTCTGCCACAGAGCCTTGCCACGCGCGCACGATCGTTGCTGCTCCTCCGAGGGTGGCCAAAGCCCTCATTCGATCGCGTCCCCGCCGCACTGGAGACGCTTGTCATCGTCCTTCTGGCGATCTGGGCGATCGGGCGAGCCCTCAGCGATCGCTGGCTGTGGTCGCAATGGCTCAGTTGGATTCCCTCGATCGCCGTCGTCGTCCCCGCGTTCGTGCTGCTGGCCGTGGCCCAGATCGTGCGAATCCTCACACGATGGAAGGCCCGGGGCACGCGTCGCCGGTCCTCGCGGGCCGCCATCATCGCGCGGCTCTCCTTCCTCGTCGCGGTGGTCTGGTTTGCGCGCCACGATGTCGGTTGGAGCACGCTGCCCGCGACGCGACAGGCCGGCTCGTTCCGCGTTGTGCACTGGAACTCGTCACGCCCCGCGACCAAGGGGTGGGAGGAACGCCTCGCGACGCTCGACGCCGATATCTACATCGTCCAGCCCGGCTGGGGGTGGAACTTCAGCACATTCAGGGCCGCATTGGACCCCGCCGCCTCGCTCCTCCAGACGCACAACCATGTCGTCGTCTCACGATTTCCCATCAACGCGTGGACCTCGTTCTCCCTCGAACTCAAGCCTGGCGAGGGCATCGATCCGCGCCTTCCCGATCTCAAGCAGATCCGCCTCGACACGGGCATGCTGATTGCCGCCCTTGTGAGGCTGCCCACGGGAGAGCAACGCTTGCTGTGGGTGATCGATCTCCCCTCGGATCTCTCGCTCTCGCGCGAGCGCGTGCTCGCCCAGACCGTCGCGATGATCGCCAGGTTCCGCGCCGGCGAACTGAAAGTCCGCGTGAGCGACCCCAGCGGAAGGCCCGTCACCGATGAACTGCTCGCGGCCTTGAAGGGTGAACCCGACCTGCTCATCGGAGACTTCAACACGCCACGCGGCTCGCGGTCGCTCCGGCATATGACCGAAGGGCTTCGCGACACGTTTACCGACAACGGTCGTGGCTGGAGCGCGACCTTCCCGAGACGCCGCCCGCTCTGGGCGATCGATCAGGCGTACGTCGGCCCCGGGTTGCGTGCCCTTGATTCTCGCGTCGTCGACCTGGGCCTCGGCTCGCACCGCGCCATCGTCGTCACGCTCCAGCCGGTCATCTCAGCGCCGCTTCGCGATGCCGACGGGAGCAAGCCCGGCGAGTTCACGCCGCCTGCCGACCAGAAGCCCGTCGAATGA
- a CDS encoding UbiA prenyltransferase family protein: MADTPPSTPDVPQRGLVRSLIKLARPKQWSKSAFVFIGPVYSLADGKGEWRFVLWAALVTAGVLALVSSACYIINDMVDAPKDRLHPRKKRRPIASGAVTPGQAKVFAAVLVVIALAGVFLLDAGPSRWWVLGLAVAYVVNVNAYSYFLKRKAIADVLSLSLGFVIRVLAGCAAAGVTPSTWLLNSTLFLAMFLAFGKRLGERRTVEDAGAIRDVQQTYTDDLLRMSVVVTGVATLITYAGYIQSRDAKIHEAVVAAIGDAPSFIRNLNLLWFTMLPATYGLLRCIVLLERGRYDDPTELATKDMPTQVGGIAFAAITLFVLFHKHIS, translated from the coding sequence ATGGCCGACACGCCGCCGTCAACTCCAGACGTTCCCCAGCGAGGGCTGGTGCGGAGCCTGATCAAACTCGCCAGGCCGAAGCAGTGGTCCAAGAGCGCATTTGTCTTTATCGGACCTGTCTACAGCCTCGCGGACGGGAAGGGCGAGTGGCGATTCGTGCTGTGGGCGGCGTTGGTGACGGCCGGGGTGCTCGCGCTGGTCTCGAGCGCCTGCTACATCATCAATGACATGGTGGACGCTCCCAAGGACCGTCTCCACCCGCGGAAGAAGCGGCGTCCGATCGCGAGCGGAGCAGTCACACCCGGGCAAGCGAAGGTCTTTGCGGCGGTTCTGGTGGTCATCGCGCTCGCGGGGGTGTTTCTGCTGGATGCGGGGCCCAGCCGGTGGTGGGTGCTCGGGCTGGCAGTCGCGTATGTCGTGAACGTCAACGCGTACTCGTATTTTCTGAAGCGCAAGGCGATTGCCGATGTGCTCTCGCTCTCGCTGGGGTTTGTGATCCGCGTGCTGGCGGGGTGTGCCGCGGCGGGGGTGACGCCGAGCACGTGGCTGCTCAATAGCACGCTCTTTCTGGCGATGTTTCTGGCCTTTGGGAAGCGTCTGGGCGAACGCCGCACGGTGGAGGACGCCGGGGCGATCCGTGACGTGCAACAAACCTATACGGATGACCTGCTCCGGATGTCGGTGGTGGTGACGGGCGTGGCGACGCTGATCACGTATGCCGGGTACATCCAATCGCGTGATGCGAAGATCCACGAGGCCGTGGTCGCGGCGATCGGTGACGCTCCGTCGTTCATCCGGAACTTGAATCTGCTCTGGTTCACCATGCTCCCGGCGACCTACGGGTTGTTGCGATGCATCGTGCTCCTGGAGCGTGGCCGCTACGACGACCCGACCGAACTGGCGACCAAGGACATGCCGACGCAGGTGGGGGGGATCGCCTTCGCGGCGATCACACTCTTTGTCCTCTTCCACAAGCACATTTCGTGA
- a CDS encoding oligosaccharide flippase family protein, translating into MTAKAEHNTSGNTARSPAPEIGRRTAAGFAWTFTQGILERGVSAVGQLVLAYLLVPKDFDLVALVYTVTTFATQLQQFGLKNVLVQRRPEWDRWVTPAFWMSAALGVVACVATVMVSPWVARLYQKHELIDLLLVASLSFPIASIATVPEARLSADLRFRLLSRLGAIMSISRMALSILLAWWLDWGAMSIIAAQPIGAFIRFLLAWLATKPKIQAHFEVGKWRSIAGVGGVMLVTSVLGFLTIEGPRIVLGTMEHAGDLTGLLYFAFSLSDQGTRMLMVNLGAVLMPALSTLVHEPERQAKGFERAVRSLLLVGLPLCGLQAVMGAPAFRLLLEEKWHTSILMFIVFSVAMFGRLTAFPCDAFLLAQHRQNASLLTMIVYTPLFIGLCILGVIGGRWAETHGVTLLGLGVGPAEGCTIGIALGMLVYSPIAMYIALYKVRRSWFDVLRIYARPTVGSLLSCGVAAWILRALPNTTRGDIIGLVQAPIVVGILYSAWAWWFARGDVLDLFARVKSLVPKRLGEKIAKLAGKRGDAVELPARVAPLGSSEDAQIPGV; encoded by the coding sequence ATGACCGCAAAGGCCGAGCACAACACGTCGGGGAACACCGCGAGAAGCCCAGCGCCCGAGATCGGGCGGCGCACGGCGGCGGGGTTCGCGTGGACGTTCACGCAGGGGATCCTGGAACGCGGCGTCTCCGCCGTCGGACAACTCGTCCTGGCCTATCTGCTGGTCCCCAAGGACTTTGATCTGGTCGCGCTCGTCTACACCGTCACGACCTTCGCGACCCAGTTGCAGCAGTTCGGCCTGAAGAACGTGCTCGTGCAGCGCCGCCCGGAGTGGGACCGATGGGTGACCCCGGCCTTCTGGATGTCGGCGGCCCTGGGCGTTGTCGCGTGCGTGGCGACGGTGATGGTCTCGCCCTGGGTCGCGCGGCTCTACCAGAAGCACGAGTTGATCGATCTGCTCCTGGTCGCCTCGCTCTCGTTCCCGATCGCGAGCATCGCGACGGTCCCCGAGGCGAGACTCAGCGCCGACCTGCGCTTCCGCCTGCTCTCAAGGCTCGGGGCGATCATGTCGATCTCGCGGATGGCGCTCAGCATCCTTCTGGCGTGGTGGCTGGACTGGGGAGCGATGTCCATCATCGCGGCCCAGCCCATCGGCGCGTTCATTCGCTTCCTGCTCGCGTGGCTGGCAACCAAGCCCAAGATCCAGGCCCACTTCGAGGTCGGCAAGTGGCGCAGCATCGCCGGGGTCGGCGGCGTGATGCTCGTCACCTCGGTCCTTGGATTCCTCACCATCGAGGGCCCGCGCATCGTGCTGGGCACGATGGAGCACGCGGGAGACCTCACGGGCCTGCTCTACTTCGCCTTCTCCCTCTCCGACCAGGGTACACGCATGCTCATGGTGAACCTGGGCGCGGTGCTCATGCCCGCGCTCAGCACGCTGGTGCACGAGCCCGAGCGACAGGCCAAGGGGTTTGAGCGCGCCGTGCGCAGCCTGCTCCTCGTCGGACTTCCCTTGTGCGGCCTGCAGGCCGTCATGGGCGCCCCCGCTTTCCGTCTGCTCCTCGAAGAGAAGTGGCACACGTCGATCCTGATGTTCATCGTCTTCAGCGTGGCGATGTTCGGACGACTGACGGCCTTTCCGTGCGACGCGTTCCTGCTCGCCCAGCACCGCCAGAACGCCTCGCTCCTCACCATGATCGTCTACACGCCATTGTTCATCGGGCTGTGCATCCTGGGCGTGATCGGCGGACGCTGGGCCGAGACCCACGGCGTGACGCTCCTTGGGCTTGGCGTCGGCCCGGCCGAGGGGTGCACCATCGGGATCGCCCTGGGCATGCTCGTCTATTCCCCGATCGCGATGTACATCGCCCTCTACAAAGTTCGGCGTTCCTGGTTCGATGTCCTCCGCATCTACGCCCGGCCCACGGTCGGATCGCTTCTGTCGTGCGGCGTGGCGGCGTGGATCCTCCGGGCGCTCCCCAACACCACGCGCGGCGACATCATCGGGCTGGTTCAGGCCCCGATCGTCGTGGGAATCCTCTACAGCGCCTGGGCGTGGTGGTTCGCACGCGGTGATGTCCTTGACCTCTTCGCCCGCGTCAAGTCGCTTGTGCCCAAGCGCCTGGGGGAGAAGATCGCCAAACTCGCCGGGAAGCGCGGCGATGCCGTGGAGTTGCCGGCCCGCGTGGCGCCCTTAGGCTCCAGCGAGGACGCCCAGATTCCTGGGGTGTGA
- the gmd gene encoding GDP-mannose 4,6-dehydratase: MTSTKRALISGVTGQDGSYLAELLLAKGYEVHGLIRRSSSFNTGRIEHIYQDPHQSGARLKLHYGDLCDSNSLAEMMRRIRPHEVYNLGAQSHVRVSFDMPIYTADTVAMGALRLLDAVRDFQQESGQKVRYYQASSSEQYGKVVETPQKETTPFYPRSPYACAKVMAHWCTVNYRESYGMFACCGILFNHESPRRGETFVTRKITRAVGRIKLGLQEKLFLGNLDAKRDWGFAGDYVQAMWMMLQQDKPDDYVISTGKTISVRQFCELAFGHAGLDYKAHVAFDPRYLRPAEVDLLLGDASKARAKLGWSPATSVEQLAAMMVDHDLEMAQREKTLIDAGHSMPRHVGHDQ; encoded by the coding sequence ATGACCAGCACGAAGCGGGCACTCATCTCGGGCGTCACCGGACAGGACGGCTCCTATCTCGCGGAACTCCTGCTCGCCAAGGGGTACGAGGTCCACGGGCTCATCCGGCGCTCGTCGTCCTTCAACACCGGACGCATCGAGCACATCTACCAGGACCCGCACCAGTCGGGTGCGCGCCTCAAACTGCACTACGGCGACCTGTGCGACAGCAACTCGCTCGCGGAGATGATGCGGCGGATCCGCCCGCACGAGGTCTACAACCTCGGGGCGCAGAGCCACGTCCGCGTGAGTTTCGACATGCCCATCTACACCGCCGACACCGTGGCGATGGGCGCCCTGCGCCTGCTCGACGCGGTGCGCGACTTCCAGCAGGAGAGCGGGCAGAAGGTCCGGTACTACCAGGCGTCGTCCTCGGAGCAGTATGGCAAGGTGGTCGAGACGCCCCAGAAGGAGACCACGCCCTTCTACCCCCGCTCGCCCTACGCCTGCGCCAAGGTGATGGCGCACTGGTGCACGGTCAACTATCGCGAGAGTTATGGCATGTTCGCGTGCTGCGGGATCCTCTTCAACCACGAGTCGCCCCGGCGTGGCGAGACGTTCGTGACGCGGAAGATCACCAGGGCCGTGGGACGGATCAAGCTGGGACTGCAGGAGAAACTCTTCCTGGGCAATCTCGACGCGAAGCGCGACTGGGGCTTCGCGGGGGATTACGTCCAGGCGATGTGGATGATGCTCCAGCAGGACAAGCCCGACGACTACGTGATCTCCACGGGGAAAACGATCTCGGTGCGTCAGTTCTGTGAGCTCGCCTTCGGGCACGCGGGCCTGGATTACAAGGCCCACGTGGCCTTTGACCCGCGCTACCTCAGGCCCGCGGAGGTCGATCTCCTCCTGGGCGACGCCTCCAAGGCTCGTGCGAAGCTCGGGTGGTCGCCCGCGACCAGCGTCGAGCAGCTCGCCGCGATGATGGTGGACCACGACCTGGAGATGGCGCAGCGCGAGAAGACGCTCATCGACGCCGGGCACAGCATGCCACGCCATGTCGGGCACGATCAATAG